A stretch of Geomonas oryzisoli DNA encodes these proteins:
- a CDS encoding GTP-binding protein, whose product MRPFPIVITGHVDHGKSTLIGRLLYDTGALQADRLAEMRQSSQDAGKASEFAFVLDAFEEERARGITIDTSQIYFTSARRPYVIIDAPGHREFIRNMLTGASYADAAVLMVDAVEGICPQTRRHAKLLSLVGIKDICVLINKLDQAGYDRGRYLEVAAQVRDLFAEFSGTPFAIIPISALTGENVATRAREGGLSWYYGPCFLEVLDAIDTPPIEERPFRFAVQDVYQHEKGAVVVGKVDSGRLATGDEVVVWPGGDSARVRAIAKYPEPDVGAASYGDAVGLFLDADRVPQRGEVVAGEPAPNAVSLFGATIFWFADSYVSGRRVMIRCATQAVAGVIELLKVYDPAAPDEELDPESLNIGEMARCRIRTEASLVIDPFARVPELGRFVIECDGVPAGAGIVA is encoded by the coding sequence ATGCGTCCCTTTCCGATCGTCATCACCGGTCACGTCGACCATGGCAAGAGCACCCTGATTGGACGGTTGCTCTACGACACCGGCGCGCTGCAGGCCGACCGTCTGGCCGAGATGCGGCAGAGTTCACAGGACGCCGGCAAGGCGAGCGAATTCGCCTTCGTCCTGGACGCCTTCGAGGAGGAGCGTGCCCGCGGCATCACCATCGACACCTCGCAGATCTACTTCACCAGTGCGCGGCGCCCCTACGTCATCATCGATGCGCCGGGACACCGCGAGTTCATCCGCAATATGCTGACGGGCGCAAGTTACGCCGACGCCGCCGTGCTGATGGTGGACGCCGTCGAGGGTATCTGCCCGCAGACCAGGCGTCACGCGAAGCTCCTCTCCCTGGTCGGTATCAAGGACATCTGCGTGTTGATCAACAAGCTGGACCAGGCCGGCTACGACCGGGGGCGTTACCTCGAGGTGGCGGCACAGGTGCGCGACCTGTTCGCCGAGTTCTCCGGCACCCCCTTCGCCATCATCCCCATCTCCGCCCTGACCGGGGAGAACGTCGCCACCCGCGCCCGGGAGGGAGGACTCTCCTGGTACTACGGCCCCTGCTTTTTGGAGGTGCTCGACGCCATAGACACCCCGCCCATCGAAGAGCGTCCTTTCCGTTTCGCCGTTCAGGACGTCTATCAGCACGAGAAGGGGGCGGTCGTGGTCGGCAAGGTAGATTCCGGTCGGCTGGCCACCGGGGACGAGGTCGTCGTCTGGCCTGGGGGGGACAGCGCCCGGGTCCGCGCCATCGCGAAATATCCGGAGCCGGACGTGGGTGCAGCCAGCTACGGCGACGCCGTCGGGCTGTTCCTTGATGCGGATCGGGTACCACAGCGCGGGGAGGTTGTTGCCGGTGAACCGGCGCCCAACGCCGTCTCGCTCTTTGGCGCCACCATTTTCTGGTTCGCCGATTCCTATGTCTCCGGCCGCCGCGTGATGATCCGCTGTGCCACCCAGGCGGTTGCCGGTGTAATCGAGCTCCTCAAGGTGTACGACCCGGCCGCGCCTGACGAGGAGCTTGATCCGGAGAGCCTGAATATAGGGGAGATGGCGCGCTGCCGCATCCGTACCGAGGCTTCGCTTGTGATTGACCCGTTCGCGCGGGTCCCCGAACTGGGTCGCTTCGTGATCGAGTGCGACGGCGTCCCGGCCGGCGCAGGGATCGTGGCATGA
- a CDS encoding lipopolysaccharide biosynthesis protein produces the protein MSTLKKNVIANYAGKAWAALINIAFVPLYIKHMGIEAYGLVGIFATIQPLMTILDLGLSPSINRELARYSAASGQEQVMRNLVRTLEVVYWGLAAVLCCVVLLVSPMVAANWVKPQALPLEVVKQSVLLMGLSIVFQWPVGFYTGGLMGLQRQVLFNSINTVLWTLRGVGALVVVMLASSPVLAFFWWQLLMSITNVAAVAIALWRSLPVGGQRSRFQGELVQSVWRLAIGMSAVSVVILLFNQLDKIVLSKQLSLIEFGYYSLAWQVVGSLFMLYYPIYAAFFPVITQLRAKGDHAELKLTYHKGCQLMAVAVFPISAVLAVYSREILSLWIADQETVQYSYLILSVLLVGGTLNGLLYMPYSLQQAFGETRYILYVFMPFLLVYAPLLVLAVKVWGVLGAAVTFSLISLLQNAIAVFVTHKRFIPGEQAKWFWEDLCRPLAAAVAVVVLIKFAVFWRMSGLAGVATIALCYLLSFVATVLVTPATNSIFRRYVLPAISVR, from the coding sequence TTGAGCACACTCAAGAAGAATGTAATAGCTAACTACGCCGGTAAGGCCTGGGCTGCCCTTATCAACATCGCTTTCGTTCCGCTGTACATAAAGCACATGGGGATCGAGGCCTATGGGCTGGTTGGCATTTTCGCGACGATCCAACCGCTGATGACCATATTGGATTTGGGACTCAGCCCCTCAATCAACCGTGAACTTGCCCGCTATTCCGCCGCGTCGGGGCAAGAACAGGTGATGCGTAACCTCGTACGCACCTTGGAAGTCGTTTATTGGGGGCTTGCAGCGGTGCTGTGCTGTGTAGTGCTCCTGGTTTCGCCAATGGTTGCAGCCAACTGGGTAAAACCTCAAGCGCTTCCTTTGGAGGTGGTGAAGCAATCTGTTCTTCTCATGGGGCTTTCTATCGTGTTCCAGTGGCCGGTAGGATTCTACACCGGTGGACTAATGGGGCTGCAACGACAGGTCCTGTTCAACTCAATCAACACTGTGCTGTGGACCTTACGCGGCGTAGGGGCGCTGGTGGTAGTCATGCTGGCCTCATCGCCGGTACTTGCCTTCTTTTGGTGGCAACTTCTTATGAGTATCACCAATGTCGCTGCAGTCGCCATTGCACTTTGGCGTTCGCTTCCGGTGGGCGGCCAGCGCTCGAGGTTCCAGGGCGAGCTGGTCCAATCGGTCTGGCGCTTGGCGATCGGCATGAGCGCTGTGTCGGTGGTGATCCTACTCTTCAACCAACTGGACAAGATTGTGCTCAGCAAGCAACTCTCGCTCATCGAATTTGGCTATTACAGCCTTGCGTGGCAAGTTGTAGGGAGCTTGTTTATGCTCTATTACCCTATCTACGCAGCTTTCTTCCCAGTGATCACCCAACTGCGCGCGAAGGGAGATCATGCTGAGCTGAAGCTTACCTACCACAAGGGATGCCAACTCATGGCGGTGGCAGTCTTCCCCATTTCCGCAGTGCTTGCCGTCTACTCACGGGAAATCCTGTCCTTGTGGATTGCCGATCAAGAAACGGTGCAGTACAGCTATCTGATTCTATCAGTGCTACTCGTTGGAGGGACGCTGAACGGGCTCTTGTACATGCCGTACTCGCTGCAGCAGGCTTTCGGGGAGACCAGGTACATATTGTACGTGTTCATGCCATTTCTTTTGGTTTATGCGCCGTTGCTCGTGTTGGCCGTGAAGGTATGGGGTGTGTTAGGGGCAGCAGTCACTTTTTCGTTAATCAGTCTGCTGCAAAACGCCATTGCGGTCTTCGTGACACACAAGCGCTTCATCCCAGGGGAGCAGGCAAAATGGTTCTGGGAAGATCTCTGCCGGCCACTGGCCGCCGCGGTAGCTGTAGTGGTTCTCATCAAATTTGCCGTCTTCTGGAGAATGTCTGGACTTGCAGGTGTCGCTACTATTGCGCTTTGCTACCTGCTCAGCTTTGTGGCTACCGTCTTGGTAACTCCAGCGACCAACAGCATCTTCAGGAGGTATGTCCTGCCCGCAATCAGTGTGCGCTAG
- a CDS encoding PIG-L deacetylase family protein: MIRSFKRILVLAPHTDDGEFGCGGTLTRFIDEQKEVFYAAFSDCEKSLPPGCPSGTLARELGEATSLLKIPAANVFNLGFEVRCFPRDRQEILDSMVKLGKDIRPDLVFLPSSQDLHQDHGTIASEGLRAFKLSSTILGYEVPWNNLSFNTTCFVTLTEDHLKTKIAALACYRSQNQRFYSSEEFLRSLAITRGTQVGVKYAETFEVLRWIM; the protein is encoded by the coding sequence ATGATCAGGTCCTTTAAACGTATTCTTGTCCTTGCTCCGCACACCGATGACGGTGAGTTTGGCTGTGGTGGAACTCTTACCCGGTTCATAGATGAACAGAAGGAGGTTTTTTACGCAGCCTTCTCCGATTGCGAGAAATCTCTTCCACCGGGATGCCCTTCTGGAACCTTGGCACGTGAATTGGGAGAAGCCACCAGCCTCTTAAAGATTCCCGCAGCAAATGTATTCAATCTAGGCTTCGAGGTCCGTTGCTTCCCCCGGGACCGGCAAGAAATTTTAGACAGCATGGTAAAGCTGGGAAAAGATATTCGGCCCGATCTGGTCTTCCTCCCGTCGTCACAGGACTTGCACCAGGATCATGGCACTATCGCGAGCGAAGGGCTGAGGGCGTTCAAACTCTCGTCGACGATTCTGGGATATGAGGTCCCGTGGAACAACCTGTCTTTCAATACGACTTGTTTCGTCACGCTGACTGAGGATCATCTCAAAACAAAAATAGCTGCCCTGGCATGCTACAGGTCACAGAATCAAAGGTTCTATTCTAGTGAAGAGTTCCTCAGATCACTGGCCATCACGAGGGGAACCCAGGTAGGTGTCAAGTATGCAGAGACATTCGAGGTCCTTCGCTGGATCATGTGA
- a CDS encoding CatB-related O-acetyltransferase translates to MLQLLQNIVALVAYTLFYAAGFTRASLLGVKLGAGARISPRAKIRGAAYFGDVTIGSNVSVGKGTYVNSGEIMSGVIGSWSSLGYNVLIGPTEHDYRRVTTSPNLIKVLEGEDATTDKEQPPPVIGNDVWIGANVIVLRGVTIGDGAVIGAGSIVTRDVAPYTICTGIPAKPVRSRFPTEEETEKARSVLRNHCHPSPYKGMSGFESQQR, encoded by the coding sequence ATGTTGCAACTTTTACAGAATATTGTGGCGTTGGTGGCCTACACGCTCTTTTATGCTGCGGGCTTTACCCGTGCGTCCTTGCTGGGGGTAAAGCTTGGAGCCGGGGCGCGAATTAGCCCGCGGGCGAAGATCCGTGGAGCCGCTTACTTTGGCGACGTCACCATCGGGAGTAATGTCTCCGTAGGGAAGGGGACCTACGTCAACTCCGGCGAAATCATGAGCGGTGTAATAGGCTCTTGGTCATCGCTGGGTTACAACGTTCTGATAGGCCCTACCGAACATGATTACAGGAGAGTAACAACTTCTCCCAACCTCATCAAAGTGCTGGAAGGCGAAGATGCCACTACCGACAAGGAGCAGCCACCGCCGGTAATCGGCAACGACGTCTGGATCGGCGCCAACGTCATCGTGCTAAGAGGCGTTACCATCGGCGACGGTGCCGTCATCGGTGCCGGATCCATTGTTACCAGGGACGTGGCCCCCTACACCATTTGTACCGGGATCCCGGCCAAACCAGTAAGGTCTCGCTTCCCTACTGAGGAGGAGACAGAAAAAGCGAGGAGTGTGTTAAGAAACCACTGCCATCCCTCGCCCTATAAAGGAATGAGCGGCTTTGAATCCCAACAGAGATAA
- a CDS encoding sulfatase family protein, producing MNQFSAHEIKQNTLSIFKYWSCTLLLVLLPADFLYRIDSFLRSFTLTTIAVDASLLGLVLGFAAAVIALAVGLISTLLGLFSKTLGQLTLAINNVVVWLFADLVFFIYLNLWSATVVPEGQNTLRRITVIGIFLLFNIFMATKLKQMPVIVNRAFKVIPVFAAVSALLLVLKLAAVSLYAGPTPPVKSASTSKLNVILVTFDALSASDMSLYGYPRDTTPNMNEFARSAFIFDRMYSNSNHTSPSVCSILTSKYPTQHKVYNNFMVLTEEARRDNLCATLKKNGYTTAAVVANPAAHPWHNRSYPDFSYVAPVPYVSDYVSGWCYNTFTPKLLKLDSNINNWFYSMKGVVVYTAYKYFFKYLVLAPPMQAEWHDLFLVGNKGWNTRVMNPPERTFEEASKFLNARKEGPFFLWIHVFTPHAPYLPPEKYKYSFLKQKLYDTAVSQNTIYGMNYDLKDQPRIDVLRARYDELILYTDSEFGLFVKKLEKDGYLENTAVFVSADHGEIFEKGQQSHGGDRLNQPLIHIPLVVRLPGQKGSSRIRQNIQQVDLAPTILATVGIPTPAEMQGKSFMGLLRGGQRQEQRIFSMNLEQNYQKAVVKSGTIGVVDGNYKYVRNLQTGKEELYNLEKDPNENSSLAVQDAVLAARMNRLISTELLFDRGNGAGH from the coding sequence ATGAACCAGTTTTCGGCGCATGAAATTAAGCAGAACACGCTAAGCATATTCAAGTACTGGAGCTGCACGCTGCTGCTCGTCTTGCTGCCGGCCGACTTTCTTTACCGGATCGACTCCTTCCTTCGCTCGTTCACCTTAACTACCATTGCTGTAGACGCGTCATTGCTCGGCTTGGTCCTCGGATTCGCTGCGGCAGTTATTGCACTTGCTGTCGGTCTGATAAGCACCCTGCTGGGTCTTTTTAGCAAGACGCTGGGACAACTGACGCTGGCGATCAACAATGTGGTGGTATGGCTTTTTGCTGATCTCGTCTTCTTCATCTATTTGAACCTTTGGTCGGCAACGGTGGTTCCCGAGGGACAGAACACGCTGCGGCGCATCACAGTAATTGGCATATTTCTGCTTTTTAATATTTTCATGGCCACAAAACTGAAACAGATGCCGGTGATAGTAAATCGGGCATTTAAGGTGATCCCGGTCTTTGCGGCCGTTTCGGCCCTCCTCCTCGTGCTGAAATTGGCTGCCGTCTCTTTGTATGCAGGACCGACACCACCGGTAAAATCTGCTTCAACAAGCAAACTCAATGTCATTCTGGTCACTTTCGACGCGTTGAGCGCATCGGATATGTCACTCTACGGCTACCCAAGGGATACCACCCCGAACATGAATGAATTTGCGAGGAGCGCCTTCATCTTTGATCGCATGTACTCTAACTCCAACCACACCTCCCCCAGCGTTTGCAGCATACTGACCAGCAAATACCCAACACAGCACAAGGTTTACAACAACTTCATGGTCCTCACAGAAGAAGCGCGTCGCGATAATCTCTGCGCCACACTGAAGAAAAATGGCTATACAACGGCGGCGGTGGTGGCTAACCCGGCGGCGCATCCTTGGCATAACAGGTCTTACCCTGATTTCAGCTATGTGGCTCCGGTCCCCTATGTTTCTGACTACGTTTCCGGCTGGTGCTACAATACATTCACTCCAAAGCTGCTGAAACTGGACAGTAATATCAATAACTGGTTCTACAGCATGAAGGGTGTCGTTGTTTATACCGCCTACAAGTACTTCTTCAAATATTTAGTTCTTGCCCCTCCAATGCAGGCCGAGTGGCATGACTTGTTCTTGGTCGGCAACAAGGGGTGGAACACCCGGGTCATGAACCCTCCGGAAAGAACTTTCGAGGAAGCCTCGAAATTCTTGAATGCTAGGAAGGAGGGACCTTTTTTCCTATGGATACATGTATTCACCCCGCACGCACCTTACCTGCCGCCGGAGAAGTATAAGTATTCCTTCCTGAAACAGAAACTTTACGATACAGCTGTGTCACAAAACACCATCTATGGCATGAATTATGATCTTAAAGACCAGCCTAGGATAGACGTTCTAAGGGCACGTTATGATGAATTGATTCTCTATACCGACAGCGAGTTCGGGCTCTTTGTCAAAAAACTCGAGAAGGATGGCTATCTGGAGAATACTGCCGTTTTCGTCTCTGCCGATCATGGCGAAATCTTCGAGAAGGGCCAGCAGTCACACGGCGGGGACAGGCTGAACCAGCCGCTTATTCATATCCCCCTCGTCGTACGCCTCCCAGGGCAAAAAGGTAGCTCCCGCATCAGGCAGAATATTCAACAGGTTGACTTGGCACCGACCATCCTCGCTACCGTTGGGATACCGACGCCTGCCGAAATGCAGGGTAAATCCTTCATGGGTCTACTGAGAGGCGGGCAAAGGCAGGAACAAAGGATTTTCTCGATGAACCTCGAACAGAACTACCAGAAGGCTGTGGTCAAGTCAGGGACCATCGGAGTTGTTGATGGCAACTACAAGTATGTCCGTAATCTTCAGACAGGAAAAGAGGAACTGTACAACCTGGAGAAAGATCCAAACGAAAATAGCAGCCTTGCAGTTCAAGACGCCGTGCTGGCCGCGCGAATGAACCGTCTGATTTCCACCGAGCTATTATTCGACAGGGGCAACGGGGCTGGGCATTGA
- a CDS encoding O-antigen polymerase yields MNPNRDNLQALRKGILMSSLAGGAVLGQLAGVYDLSSPFQAFVFVYVVIVGLFLSAYCEGRDIDFFSPGVGLTVLLFLYAVSSALFAETTGLTAHNDPVGDDVLTTYYFSCLAGLIGLVGGMLFAQRIKMPATGIRFPSVFLVENNKFHQKLFWAALLLGGIFCYRLLPWFNFLNVPSYAERALALRLERMQDSASGITETLFTNLPLTLILCLATLYVFTSRKRAYMIAGSVIILSYLARNTMAGWRGQVMAAVIIPAIFYHYRVRRIKTVAAVLSGALVYLFVNVMSFVRSTSNLGEMYNLVQAALQSGDAKFLSFTSSTELLVGTNLLRLISGINANESGFTYGLSLISEFLVFIPKVLFPSRPLPLSEQFAATFYPGELEQGGGFGFFFLQEGYWAGGVLGVLVLTFVYGWCVETIFQWVKKNIHYDAVPLIYAVMYNALVLAAVRSGLFGNFKNLLMGLIPFLVVFLLPSLNRSFLCPAEKKEAERA; encoded by the coding sequence TTGAATCCCAACAGAGATAATCTTCAGGCACTGAGAAAAGGGATATTGATGTCGTCCCTGGCTGGCGGTGCCGTCCTGGGGCAGCTTGCCGGTGTCTATGACCTAAGCTCCCCCTTTCAAGCCTTTGTATTTGTCTACGTAGTGATAGTTGGGCTGTTCCTGTCAGCTTACTGCGAGGGAAGGGACATTGATTTCTTTTCTCCTGGTGTTGGCCTCACGGTTTTGCTGTTTTTGTACGCGGTATCTTCCGCGCTGTTTGCTGAAACTACGGGGCTAACTGCACACAATGATCCTGTCGGTGACGATGTACTAACCACCTACTACTTCTCATGCCTGGCGGGGCTGATCGGGCTTGTCGGTGGAATGCTTTTCGCCCAGCGCATCAAGATGCCGGCGACAGGGATTCGTTTCCCCTCCGTTTTCCTTGTTGAGAACAACAAGTTTCACCAGAAGCTGTTTTGGGCTGCGTTGTTGTTGGGAGGGATCTTCTGCTACAGATTGCTACCGTGGTTTAATTTCCTGAATGTCCCTTCGTATGCAGAGCGGGCCTTGGCACTGCGCCTGGAACGAATGCAAGATAGCGCTTCGGGGATAACAGAGACCCTGTTCACCAACCTTCCTTTAACGCTGATACTTTGCCTTGCCACTTTGTATGTTTTTACAAGCCGGAAACGGGCCTACATGATAGCCGGCAGTGTCATCATCTTGTCCTATTTGGCGAGAAACACTATGGCGGGATGGCGGGGACAGGTGATGGCAGCGGTGATTATCCCTGCAATTTTTTATCACTATCGCGTCAGAAGAATAAAGACTGTTGCCGCTGTGCTTTCAGGGGCTCTCGTGTACCTTTTTGTTAATGTTATGAGCTTTGTCAGAAGCACAAGCAACCTTGGCGAGATGTACAATCTTGTGCAGGCCGCCCTGCAGTCCGGCGACGCCAAGTTTCTAAGCTTCACCTCTTCCACGGAACTGCTGGTCGGCACTAACCTGCTGCGCCTGATTTCAGGCATCAATGCCAACGAATCAGGTTTCACTTACGGGCTTTCCTTGATCTCCGAGTTCCTTGTTTTCATTCCGAAGGTACTCTTTCCTTCCCGTCCCTTGCCTCTGAGCGAGCAGTTCGCAGCGACATTTTATCCGGGAGAACTCGAGCAGGGGGGCGGTTTCGGTTTCTTTTTCCTGCAGGAAGGATATTGGGCCGGCGGCGTGCTGGGAGTTCTGGTGCTGACTTTTGTCTACGGGTGGTGCGTAGAGACCATATTCCAGTGGGTCAAAAAAAACATCCATTACGACGCGGTCCCATTGATCTACGCAGTCATGTACAACGCACTGGTCCTGGCCGCCGTGCGTTCCGGTCTCTTCGGCAACTTCAAGAATCTGCTTATGGGGCTCATCCCGTTCCTAGTCGTGTTCTTGCTGCCATCGTTGAACCGCAGTTTCTTGTGCCCTGCTGAAAAGAAGGAGGCGGAGAGGGCATGA
- a CDS encoding glycosyltransferase, with product MKIAYVTATMPFGNGESFLIAEVTELLKKGIDVIIVPRSPENSSQVMAPELARLAFPAPLLSFPVLWGAMLEALSKPLATIKAARFLLRCRSPKVFFHNVAVFPKALWFSRLAACQKVDHIHAHWCSTTASLALFASTVSGIPWSVTAHRGDIVANNLLQVKFENARFVRFISHSGRNLAKSVGADLGKTTAVIVHMGAILPEVFKVTATLSSTPTLLCPATFFPVKGHKYLLGAIAILRDRGVQCRLQLAGEGFLYDELQKQVASLRLEPIVQFMGHLPHSDVMSLYRENKVDLVILPSIDLGNGLHEGIPVSLIEAMGYGIPVVSTRTGGIPELLSDGAGVLVPPENALALADAIQHILEDNTERLRLIEAGRSRVMKHFAVESVVAELLDNFSRY from the coding sequence ATGAAGATCGCGTATGTAACAGCGACGATGCCTTTTGGCAATGGCGAATCCTTTCTCATCGCCGAGGTGACCGAACTCCTCAAAAAGGGCATTGATGTCATCATTGTACCGAGGTCACCCGAGAATTCTTCGCAAGTCATGGCCCCTGAACTGGCAAGGTTGGCATTCCCGGCACCCTTATTGTCCTTTCCAGTGTTGTGGGGGGCGATGTTGGAGGCGCTCTCAAAGCCACTCGCGACAATTAAGGCCGCCCGTTTCCTTTTGCGTTGCCGTAGCCCGAAGGTGTTCTTTCATAATGTCGCGGTATTTCCGAAAGCGCTCTGGTTCTCGAGGCTTGCCGCCTGCCAGAAAGTAGACCATATCCATGCTCACTGGTGCTCTACTACTGCATCGCTTGCACTGTTTGCCAGTACTGTCTCAGGGATTCCTTGGAGCGTCACCGCCCACAGGGGAGATATAGTTGCCAACAACCTGTTGCAGGTTAAATTCGAAAATGCCAGGTTTGTGAGGTTCATATCCCATAGCGGCCGCAATCTTGCCAAGTCCGTGGGCGCCGACCTAGGCAAAACAACTGCTGTCATTGTGCATATGGGGGCAATTCTGCCCGAAGTGTTCAAGGTAACAGCAACACTCAGCAGCACACCGACGCTTCTGTGCCCGGCTACTTTTTTCCCGGTAAAAGGACACAAGTACCTCCTTGGTGCCATCGCCATCCTGAGAGACCGCGGTGTCCAATGTCGGCTACAACTTGCAGGCGAGGGCTTTCTTTACGATGAACTTCAGAAACAGGTTGCCTCACTACGCCTTGAACCTATTGTGCAGTTTATGGGCCACTTGCCGCATTCAGACGTGATGTCGCTGTACCGCGAAAACAAGGTCGATTTGGTTATCCTGCCCAGTATCGATCTAGGCAACGGTTTGCATGAAGGCATACCTGTATCACTCATCGAGGCCATGGGATATGGGATTCCCGTTGTCTCGACACGTACCGGAGGGATTCCAGAGCTTCTGTCTGATGGCGCGGGGGTACTGGTCCCACCGGAGAATGCTTTGGCTTTGGCCGATGCTATTCAACATATCTTGGAAGACAACACTGAGCGTCTGCGACTTATAGAAGCAGGAAGATCCCGTGTGATGAAACATTTTGCAGTAGAAAGCGTAGTCGCAGAACTTCTGGATAATTTCAGCCGTTACTAG
- a CDS encoding alkaline phosphatase family protein, which translates to MTGRIFLGVDGMDPVIAERMMGEGSLPNFERLAKKGSYGRLATIAPPQSPVVWSSIATGKAPSDHGIFDFIHRDPATYQPFLSLHRQQGGKYVNPVQGETFWEQAARRGVQGTLLKWPMGFPPRPFQDGKLLAGLGVPDVRGMLGSYAWYTTEKGDLAPDSKGRIVEVSPRGGRIQTDIAGPFTASLAGRKAATLPLLIEFDERQATLKIGRKVVTLPVGSWSPWIDLSFDIGFFRSVTGVCRFLLQQTDPEFRLYLTPIQVGYASAEFPIATPAGYAEELCRAIGPYATLGISEDTNALNDGVLSDREFIELCDQVMAEREAMLMHELARFRQGLLGCVFDTTDRIQHMFWRLQDTSHPMHDPQAVENLGDVIGRYYRWMDRILGEVMERAPGAQLLVCSDHGFTTFRRSVHLNAWLMEKGYLKLKQGADSCPGLFEGVDWSQSSAYAVGFTSIYFNLKGRERHGVVEPDKLPCMKEQLAKELLALTDAGASAVKGCYDTCGLYGGTGQGPDLVVGFSDGYRSSWQNAIGAFGAGPVVEDNLKKWSGDHCCDASLVPGVIFGNMREDMAAIGTVLDVAGVIGSVCRP; encoded by the coding sequence ATGACCGGGCGCATTTTCCTCGGGGTGGATGGGATGGACCCTGTCATCGCCGAACGCATGATGGGGGAGGGGAGCCTCCCCAACTTCGAGCGGCTGGCAAAAAAGGGCTCCTACGGCAGGCTCGCCACCATCGCGCCGCCGCAGAGCCCGGTGGTCTGGTCCAGCATCGCTACCGGCAAGGCGCCCAGCGACCACGGCATCTTCGACTTCATCCACCGCGATCCGGCTACCTACCAGCCGTTTCTGTCCCTGCACCGCCAGCAGGGAGGCAAGTACGTGAACCCGGTGCAGGGGGAGACCTTCTGGGAGCAGGCGGCCCGGCGCGGCGTGCAGGGTACGCTCCTTAAGTGGCCCATGGGTTTTCCCCCGCGCCCATTCCAGGACGGCAAGCTCCTGGCCGGACTCGGCGTTCCCGACGTGCGCGGCATGCTGGGAAGCTACGCCTGGTACACCACCGAGAAGGGGGATCTCGCACCCGACAGCAAAGGGCGCATCGTCGAGGTCTCTCCCCGCGGCGGCAGGATCCAGACCGACATAGCCGGTCCTTTCACCGCATCGCTCGCCGGGAGAAAGGCGGCCACGCTGCCGCTGTTGATCGAATTCGACGAGCGTCAGGCCACGCTCAAGATCGGCAGGAAGGTGGTGACGCTTCCGGTCGGCTCCTGGAGCCCGTGGATCGACCTTTCCTTCGATATCGGCTTCTTCCGCAGCGTGACCGGCGTCTGCCGTTTCCTGCTGCAGCAGACCGACCCCGAATTCAGGCTCTACCTGACTCCGATTCAGGTAGGCTATGCCAGTGCAGAGTTCCCCATCGCCACCCCCGCAGGGTACGCCGAAGAACTGTGCAGGGCAATTGGTCCTTACGCCACCCTCGGCATCTCCGAGGACACCAACGCGCTCAACGACGGCGTCCTCTCCGACCGCGAATTCATCGAATTGTGCGACCAAGTGATGGCGGAGCGCGAGGCGATGTTGATGCATGAGCTCGCACGCTTCCGGCAGGGACTGCTCGGCTGCGTCTTCGATACCACCGACCGCATCCAGCACATGTTCTGGCGCCTGCAGGATACCTCGCACCCGATGCATGACCCGCAGGCCGTAGAAAACTTAGGCGACGTGATCGGCAGGTATTACCGCTGGATGGATCGGATATTGGGCGAGGTCATGGAGCGGGCACCCGGGGCGCAGTTGCTGGTCTGCTCCGACCATGGTTTCACTACTTTCCGGCGCTCGGTACATCTCAACGCCTGGCTCATGGAAAAGGGGTACTTGAAGCTGAAGCAGGGTGCGGACTCCTGCCCTGGACTCTTCGAGGGGGTGGACTGGTCCCAAAGCAGCGCCTACGCAGTCGGCTTCACCAGCATCTACTTCAACCTGAAGGGGAGGGAGCGCCACGGTGTAGTGGAGCCAGACAAATTGCCCTGCATGAAGGAACAGCTGGCCAAGGAATTGCTGGCGCTTACGGATGCTGGAGCCAGCGCCGTCAAGGGATGCTACGACACCTGTGGACTCTACGGCGGGACCGGACAGGGGCCGGACTTGGTGGTCGGGTTTTCCGATGGCTATCGCTCCTCTTGGCAAAATGCCATAGGTGCCTTCGGTGCTGGCCCTGTAGTGGAGGACAACCTTAAAAAGTGGAGTGGTGATCACTGTTGCGACGCCTCCCTGGTACCGGGGGTTATATTCGGCAACATGAGGGAAGATATGGCAGCTATCGGCACCGTGCTCGACGTCGCCGGGGTCATCGGGAGTGTGTGCAGGCCATGA